One window of Dechloromonas sp. ZY10 genomic DNA carries:
- a CDS encoding PilN domain-containing protein produces MMQQRNLNLYDARFLRKRDWLAGRSVALLALGAVFVVSLGAGWARWSLAQQELQAKTQGAQLQLVRTSFTELTQLLSNRKPNQALIEEIGVLQRDVGLAGETEKVLQGMAGGGQQAQLGDMMRVLARVNVEGMWLTGLAIMDGGRDLEIRGRVLDQSLLPAYLRRLENEPAFRGRRFAALEMRGAQWEPPADQAASARAGRTENKRERWYVDFALHTTPPVVGEASGQGKAVVPVKMPLDAKLIEAGRQGVGL; encoded by the coding sequence ATGATGCAGCAGCGCAATCTCAACCTCTATGATGCGCGCTTTCTCAGGAAGCGCGACTGGCTGGCTGGCCGTTCGGTCGCCTTGTTGGCACTGGGGGCCGTGTTCGTGGTCAGCCTGGGCGCCGGCTGGGCGCGCTGGTCGTTGGCGCAACAGGAGTTGCAGGCCAAGACACAGGGGGCGCAACTGCAACTGGTGCGTACTTCGTTTACCGAATTGACCCAGCTGTTGAGTAACCGCAAGCCCAATCAAGCCTTGATTGAAGAAATCGGCGTGTTGCAGCGCGATGTCGGTCTGGCTGGCGAAACCGAAAAGGTTTTGCAAGGAATGGCCGGAGGGGGCCAGCAGGCACAACTGGGTGACATGATGCGGGTGCTGGCCCGGGTCAATGTTGAAGGGATGTGGCTGACTGGTCTGGCAATCATGGATGGCGGGCGGGATCTCGAAATTCGCGGTCGAGTGCTTGACCAGTCGCTGCTGCCGGCGTATTTGCGGCGTCTTGAAAACGAGCCGGCGTTTCGCGGGCGGCGTTTCGCGGCACTGGAGATGCGCGGTGCCCAGTGGGAGCCTCCTGCCGACCAGGCGGCATCCGCTCGTGCCGGACGGACAGAGAACAAGCGCGAGCGCTGGTATGTGGATTTTGCCTTGCATACGACCCCGCCGGTGGTGGGTGAGGCAAGCGGTCAGGGCAAGGCAGTGGTGCCGGTCAAGATGCCCCTCGATGCAAAGCTGATTGAGGCTGGGCGGCAAGGAGTGGGGCTGTGA
- the mshL gene encoding pilus (MSHA type) biogenesis protein MshL, with the protein MSRLGPWVAVVASVLAGCAAPRVPQDETYGKIANQVEVARETVSKPSRAAELASRELNAALLPPLQVEAPKAPRVSEQRFDLSVTNAPANQVFMALVSGSRYSMLLPPDLSGNITVSLKDVTVREALDSIRDLYGYDFRVQGTRITIIPNTLQTRLFQISYLASKRGGTSSTRVSSSGIATGGTGTGATAGATGAGTTGGTPSGGQGTAAQGNVLNEAASVFTGVLNDFWFDLSQALATVLACEFDVSRASGSSSAMSVLAGQLMGQRIDKLKCPEGRSYLINSQSGVVMVRGLPSELREVERLLKVLQANIERQVMIEAKIVEVELKDEFRTGINWAAFDKNGGHRLSANGNTNNYAFPGGRPMETFSGQLDGNGNPITYAASLAGATTGILKQFAVPGALGLAFQTGNFGSLINFLQTQGNVYVMSNPRIATLNNQKAVIKVGSDDYYITAVTPPAQNANTTGNTVTAPTITAQPFFSGIALDVTPQIDDTGTITLHIRPSVTEVSERDKSINFGQFGQYTVPYASTKVKESDSIVRVRDGMIVAIGGLMSEGQSSGGNKVPGVGDVPVAGHLFKQTERSTQKRELVILLKPTLIQEDVDWRQDLEETQARLREYDPARIRQVPDVFSKP; encoded by the coding sequence ATGAGCAGGCTGGGACCATGGGTTGCCGTGGTTGCCTCGGTACTGGCCGGCTGCGCCGCACCGCGTGTGCCGCAAGACGAAACCTATGGCAAGATCGCCAATCAGGTCGAAGTGGCGCGCGAAACCGTTTCGAAGCCCAGCCGTGCTGCAGAACTCGCCAGCCGGGAGCTCAATGCCGCCCTGCTGCCACCCTTGCAGGTCGAAGCGCCCAAGGCCCCCCGGGTCAGTGAGCAGCGTTTCGATCTGTCGGTCACCAATGCGCCGGCCAATCAGGTCTTCATGGCCCTGGTTTCGGGCAGCCGCTACAGCATGCTTTTGCCCCCCGACTTGAGCGGCAACATCACGGTGAGCCTCAAGGATGTGACAGTGCGCGAAGCGCTGGATTCGATTCGCGACCTGTATGGGTACGATTTCCGGGTCCAGGGAACGCGCATCACCATCATTCCCAATACCTTGCAGACCCGCTTGTTCCAGATCAGCTACCTGGCCAGCAAGCGCGGCGGTACCTCGTCGACCCGGGTTTCTTCCAGCGGGATTGCTACCGGTGGTACCGGAACCGGGGCAACGGCTGGTGCTACTGGTGCCGGCACAACTGGCGGTACGCCTAGCGGCGGGCAGGGGACTGCCGCCCAGGGAAATGTACTGAACGAAGCAGCCAGCGTATTTACCGGTGTCCTCAATGACTTCTGGTTCGATTTGTCCCAGGCGTTGGCTACGGTCTTGGCCTGTGAATTCGATGTTTCCCGCGCCAGCGGCTCTTCTAGCGCAATGAGCGTACTCGCCGGCCAGTTGATGGGCCAGCGAATCGACAAACTGAAGTGTCCGGAGGGGCGTAGCTATCTGATCAACAGCCAGTCCGGGGTGGTCATGGTGCGCGGTCTGCCTTCCGAATTGCGCGAGGTTGAGCGTTTGCTCAAGGTCTTGCAGGCCAACATCGAACGACAGGTGATGATCGAGGCCAAGATTGTCGAGGTGGAGTTGAAGGACGAGTTCCGGACCGGCATCAACTGGGCTGCCTTTGACAAAAATGGCGGCCATCGTCTTTCTGCCAACGGCAATACCAACAACTATGCCTTCCCGGGTGGCCGTCCCATGGAAACCTTCAGCGGCCAGCTGGATGGCAATGGCAATCCAATCACCTATGCAGCCAGCCTGGCCGGAGCCACGACCGGTATTCTCAAGCAGTTTGCGGTGCCTGGTGCTTTGGGGCTGGCTTTCCAGACGGGCAATTTCGGTTCGCTGATCAACTTCCTGCAGACCCAGGGCAATGTTTACGTGATGTCGAATCCCCGGATTGCAACCTTGAACAACCAGAAGGCGGTGATCAAGGTCGGGTCCGACGATTATTACATCACGGCGGTGACACCACCGGCCCAGAACGCCAATACCACCGGCAATACGGTCACCGCACCGACCATCACCGCGCAGCCCTTCTTTTCCGGGATCGCGCTCGATGTAACGCCGCAGATCGACGATACCGGCACCATCACCCTGCATATTCGTCCCTCGGTCACCGAGGTGTCCGAGCGCGACAAATCAATCAACTTCGGGCAGTTCGGGCAATACACCGTTCCTTACGCCTCGACCAAGGTCAAGGAAAGCGACAGCATTGTCCGTGTTCGTGACGGGATGATCGTGGCGATTGGCGGTTTGATGTCGGAAGGTCAGAGCAGTGGCGGCAACAAGGTGCCGGGGGTGGGCGACGTGCCGGTCGCTGGGCATCTGTTCAAGCAGACCGAACGTTCAACGCAGAAGCGTGAACTGGTGATCCTGCTCAAGCCGACCCTGATTCAGGAAGATGTGGATTGGCGTCAGGACCTGGAAGAAACCCAGGCTCGCCTGCGCGAGTACGACCCGGCAAGAATCCGCCAGGTACCGGATGTCTTCAGCAAGCCATGA
- a CDS encoding ExeA family protein gives MSDDSQDEQLAASLASLDSTLAGAVATGRLPAPLYLAHFGLREAPFGITPDTEFICTTQSHQEGLNTLMLALQGGEGFVKITGEVGCGKSLLCRRLLRMLEGGDYVTAYLPNPALSPETLLRSIAAELGLDLPENRHPYWLLRLLNEGLLSFAACGKSVLLVIDEAQAIPIQTLEILRLLSNLETEKRKLMQIVLFGQPELDLTLANPAIRQLLQRIAFSYRLTGLQKDELHPYLRHRLRTAGLAGGEVFADDAVATLYKATRGTPRLVNILANKCLLAVFGEGGVMVKSRHVRAAARDTEGAHRPWGWWGR, from the coding sequence ATGAGCGACGATTCGCAGGATGAGCAACTGGCAGCCTCTCTGGCCAGCCTCGACAGCACTCTGGCCGGGGCGGTAGCCACCGGCCGATTGCCGGCACCGCTGTATCTCGCGCATTTCGGCTTGCGTGAGGCGCCGTTTGGTATCACGCCCGATACCGAGTTCATCTGCACCACCCAGAGCCACCAGGAAGGGTTGAACACCCTGATGCTTGCCTTGCAGGGTGGGGAGGGGTTCGTCAAAATCACCGGTGAAGTCGGTTGCGGCAAAAGCCTGCTCTGCCGGCGTCTGTTGCGCATGCTTGAAGGCGGCGATTACGTGACCGCCTATTTGCCCAATCCGGCATTGTCGCCGGAAACTCTGTTGCGTTCGATTGCGGCCGAACTGGGGCTGGATTTGCCGGAAAACCGTCACCCCTACTGGTTGTTGCGTTTGCTTAACGAAGGTTTGCTCAGCTTTGCCGCGTGTGGCAAGAGCGTCCTGCTGGTGATTGACGAGGCGCAGGCGATACCGATCCAGACGCTGGAAATCCTGCGCTTGCTCTCGAACCTGGAAACCGAGAAGCGCAAGCTGATGCAGATCGTGCTTTTTGGGCAGCCCGAACTTGACCTTACCCTGGCCAATCCGGCGATCCGGCAGTTGTTGCAGCGGATTGCCTTCTCCTATCGCCTGACCGGCTTGCAGAAGGATGAATTGCACCCCTATTTGCGCCATCGCTTGCGCACGGCTGGCTTGGCCGGAGGAGAGGTATTTGCCGATGATGCGGTCGCAACCTTGTACAAGGCAACCCGTGGTACGCCGAGGCTGGTCAATATCCTGGCTAATAAATGCCTGCTCGCCGTGTTTGGCGAAGGTGGCGTGATGGTCAAGTCGCGCCATGTCCGGGCTGCTGCGCGCGACACCGAAGGTGCGCACCGGCCGTGGGGCTGGTGGGGCCGTTAA
- a CDS encoding tetratricopeptide repeat protein — protein MLQDLDQRQGAAGTPAALPAGVRVAAAGPAAGPRLRPQVALLGLLGLGLAAGFHFWDGPLPFLPKPEIAVAVPVSMDALSVPAAVQTVPVAPTVEAPAEPADNPAPEVAAAPAESPVPRPRKPAGEAGARLNPTRDVAAKAVAAPVEKNVARSDRQNVADFHYRQSLDAYALGRTTESLAQAREALRLDPEHLDARQLLLRQLVEQRDMDSARSTVREGLQRHPEQIAWIKLALRLELEKGDLNAARTLVDQAPPAALAQADFQALAGMLAQRQGRQGDAADHFRTALGRNPADGRSWIGLGLALEAQGHEPEARESFRRALASEGLPAELQALAQKKTR, from the coding sequence ATGTTGCAAGACCTGGATCAGCGTCAGGGCGCAGCCGGCACGCCGGCGGCCTTACCGGCCGGTGTCCGGGTGGCTGCGGCCGGACCGGCAGCCGGGCCGCGGTTGCGCCCCCAGGTTGCGCTGCTCGGCCTGCTAGGCTTGGGGTTGGCGGCTGGTTTCCATTTTTGGGACGGTCCCTTGCCCTTTTTGCCGAAACCCGAAATAGCGGTTGCCGTGCCGGTCTCCATGGATGCACTGTCGGTACCGGCAGCGGTACAAACGGTACCGGTGGCACCGACTGTCGAGGCCCCAGCCGAACCGGCAGATAATCCGGCTCCCGAGGTGGCGGCAGCACCGGCTGAGTCGCCTGTGCCACGCCCGCGCAAGCCGGCAGGCGAAGCCGGCGCCCGGCTGAATCCGACGCGTGACGTGGCAGCCAAGGCGGTGGCTGCGCCGGTGGAGAAAAATGTGGCGCGTAGCGATCGGCAGAATGTCGCTGATTTTCACTACCGCCAATCGCTCGATGCTTACGCCCTCGGGCGAACGACGGAAAGCCTGGCGCAAGCCCGGGAGGCCTTGCGCCTTGATCCCGAGCATCTCGATGCCCGCCAATTGCTGCTTCGCCAACTGGTCGAGCAGCGTGACATGGACAGCGCACGGAGTACGGTGCGCGAAGGTTTGCAGCGACATCCGGAACAGATCGCCTGGATCAAGCTGGCCTTGCGGCTGGAACTGGAAAAAGGCGATCTGAATGCTGCGCGCACCTTGGTTGATCAGGCTCCGCCGGCAGCGTTGGCTCAGGCCGATTTCCAGGCGCTGGCCGGAATGCTGGCACAACGCCAGGGGCGGCAAGGCGATGCCGCCGACCACTTCCGCACTGCCCTCGGGCGTAATCCTGCCGATGGCCGTTCGTGGATCGGCCTGGGGCTGGCTCTCGAAGCGCAGGGGCATGAGCCGGAAGCACGCGAGTCCTTCCGCCGTGCTTTGGCGAGCGAAGGCCTGCCGGCTGAGCTGCAGGCGCTGGCCCAGAAAAAGACGCGTTGA
- the recQ gene encoding DNA helicase RecQ: MNNRVSSQPLPRSALDVLREVFGYPAFRGAQAEIIDHVATGGDALVLMPTGGGKSLCYQIPALLRPGCAVVVSPLIALMQDQVDALTQLGVRAACLNSTLDWRAAQAIEQAVFSGDLDLVYIAPERLLLDRTLAMLDALDEAGKLALFAIDEAHCVSQWGHDFRPEYLQLSTLHERYPRVPRIALTATADQATRQEMLQRLGLTDARVFLSSFDRPNIRYTVVEKDNAKKQLLAFLDGRRGQAGIVYCLSRKKVEETAAWLSAEGYPALPYHAGLPAEERASNQRRFLREEGLIMCATIAFGMGIDKPDVRFVAHLDLPKSIEAYYQETGRAGRDGEAAEAWMAYGMQDVALQHARIAESSAGEGQKILEAQRLSALLAYCEAPRCRRQVLLNYFGEERAACGNCDICQEPPELWDGTQAAQKALSAVFRTGMRFGASHLIDVLRGKLNDKIKQWGHDQLPTFGVGADLDERSWKSVFRQLAAAGLIHIDLAEHGALQLTDAARAVLKGERRVELRRVSRKTVSSGRSSSSAAASNLNPEDEALFQELRRWRSDTAREQGVPAYVILHDKTLRELAEVRPTSRGLLTTVSGMGSAKIEHYGEELLNLIRNSPH; encoded by the coding sequence GTGAATAACCGCGTTTCTTCCCAGCCCCTACCCCGCAGCGCGCTCGATGTCCTGCGCGAGGTCTTCGGCTATCCCGCCTTCCGGGGTGCCCAGGCCGAAATCATCGACCACGTCGCTACCGGTGGTGATGCGCTGGTGCTGATGCCGACCGGCGGCGGCAAGAGCCTGTGCTACCAGATTCCGGCCCTGCTCCGCCCCGGCTGCGCGGTGGTCGTTTCGCCGCTGATCGCGCTGATGCAGGACCAGGTCGATGCGCTGACCCAGCTTGGCGTGCGCGCCGCCTGCCTCAACTCGACCCTCGACTGGCGCGCTGCGCAGGCGATCGAGCAAGCCGTCTTCAGCGGCGACCTCGACCTGGTCTACATTGCCCCGGAGCGCCTGCTGCTCGACCGCACGCTGGCGATGCTCGATGCGCTGGACGAGGCCGGCAAGCTGGCGCTGTTCGCCATCGATGAAGCCCACTGCGTCTCGCAATGGGGCCACGACTTCCGTCCGGAATACCTGCAGCTATCGACCCTGCACGAGCGCTACCCGCGCGTGCCCCGGATCGCACTGACCGCCACCGCCGACCAGGCCACCCGCCAGGAAATGCTGCAGCGTCTGGGCCTGACCGACGCCCGGGTTTTCCTCTCCAGCTTCGACCGACCCAATATCCGCTACACCGTGGTCGAAAAGGACAATGCCAAAAAGCAGTTGCTCGCTTTCCTCGATGGGCGCAGAGGCCAGGCCGGGATCGTCTACTGCCTGTCGCGCAAGAAGGTCGAGGAAACCGCCGCCTGGCTCTCCGCCGAAGGCTACCCGGCCCTGCCCTACCATGCAGGCCTGCCTGCCGAAGAACGCGCCAGCAACCAGCGCCGCTTCCTGCGCGAAGAAGGCCTGATCATGTGCGCGACGATCGCCTTCGGGATGGGCATCGACAAGCCGGATGTACGCTTCGTCGCCCACCTCGACCTGCCCAAGAGCATCGAAGCCTACTACCAGGAAACCGGCCGCGCCGGCCGCGACGGCGAAGCCGCCGAAGCCTGGATGGCCTACGGCATGCAGGACGTGGCCCTGCAACACGCGCGGATTGCTGAAAGCAGCGCCGGCGAAGGCCAGAAGATTCTCGAAGCCCAGCGCCTGAGCGCCTTGCTGGCCTATTGCGAAGCCCCGCGCTGCCGCCGCCAGGTACTGCTCAACTACTTTGGCGAGGAACGCGCGGCCTGCGGCAACTGCGACATCTGCCAGGAGCCGCCGGAACTGTGGGATGGCACGCAAGCCGCCCAGAAGGCGCTGTCGGCGGTCTTCCGCACCGGCATGCGCTTTGGCGCCAGCCATTTGATCGACGTGCTGCGCGGCAAGCTCAACGACAAGATCAAGCAGTGGGGTCACGATCAACTGCCAACCTTCGGGGTCGGCGCCGATCTCGACGAACGCAGCTGGAAGAGCGTTTTCCGCCAGCTGGCTGCCGCTGGCCTGATCCACATCGACCTGGCCGAACACGGCGCACTGCAACTGACCGACGCCGCGCGTGCGGTGCTCAAGGGCGAACGCCGGGTCGAACTGCGCCGGGTCAGCCGTAAGACGGTCAGCAGTGGGCGCAGCAGCAGTAGCGCTGCCGCCAGCAACCTGAACCCGGAAGACGAAGCGCTATTTCAGGAATTGCGGCGCTGGCGCAGCGACACCGCGCGCGAACAAGGCGTACCGGCCTACGTCATCCTGCACGACAAGACCCTGCGCGAACTGGCTGAGGTTCGCCCGACCAGTCGCGGCCTGCTCACCACGGTCAGCGGCATGGGCAGCGCCAAGATCGAACATTACGGCGAAGAATTACTGAACCTGATCCGTAACAGCCCGCATTAA
- a CDS encoding UDP-2,3-diacylglucosamine diphosphatase, whose protein sequence is MILFASDLHLSPQSPGVTGLFLDFLAGPVRQARELYLLGDLFEAWIGDDDLSDPDNARIVAGLRATSEAGVRIGVLHGNRDFLLGEEFAQACGCQLLREPYILSTPEWQFVLAHGDALCLDDLAYQQVRSQLRDPAWQQAFLARPREQRRQLAAQMRAQSIASQQTKDSPYSDLQAAATDDFLRDHGYATFIHGHTHQPATHDHIVDGIHVERWVLGDWHETHGDYLAWDGEALTRHRWPTA, encoded by the coding sequence TTGATCCTTTTTGCTTCCGATCTGCACCTGTCACCCCAATCGCCCGGGGTGACCGGTCTGTTTCTCGATTTTCTCGCCGGCCCGGTGCGCCAGGCCCGCGAGCTGTATCTGCTCGGCGATCTGTTTGAAGCCTGGATCGGCGACGACGACCTCAGCGACCCGGACAACGCCCGCATTGTCGCCGGCTTGCGTGCGACCAGCGAGGCCGGCGTCCGCATCGGCGTACTGCACGGCAATCGCGACTTCCTGCTGGGCGAGGAATTTGCACAGGCCTGTGGCTGCCAGCTGCTGCGCGAACCCTACATCCTGTCTACGCCCGAGTGGCAGTTCGTGCTCGCCCACGGCGATGCGCTCTGCCTTGACGACCTTGCTTATCAGCAGGTGCGCAGCCAATTGCGTGACCCGGCCTGGCAACAGGCTTTCCTCGCCCGCCCACGCGAGCAGCGACGCCAACTGGCCGCGCAGATGCGCGCCCAGAGCATCGCCAGCCAACAGACCAAGGACTCGCCCTACAGCGACCTGCAGGCTGCGGCAACTGACGATTTCCTGCGCGACCACGGCTACGCCACCTTCATCCACGGCCACACGCACCAGCCGGCGACCCACGATCACATCGTCGATGGCATCCACGTCGAGCGCTGGGTTCTCGGCGATTGGCACGAAACCCACGGCGACTACCTCGCCTGGGACGGCGAGGCACTCACCCGCCACCGCTGGCCGACTGCCTGA
- a CDS encoding peptidylprolyl isomerase gives MSQVKLTTNHGAITLKLDAEKAPKTVANFLAYVEAGHYNGTVFHRVIKNFMIQGGGFAVGMEQKPTQAPIENEAANGLKNKRGSIAMARTNDPHSATAQFFINTVDNDFLDFKAPMGQGWGYCVFGEVVEGLEVVDAIRAVRTGNKGFHQDVPVEDVIIEKAEIV, from the coding sequence ATGTCGCAAGTCAAGCTGACCACCAACCACGGCGCTATTACCCTCAAGCTGGATGCCGAGAAGGCTCCGAAGACGGTTGCCAACTTCCTGGCCTATGTCGAAGCCGGCCACTACAACGGCACTGTTTTTCACCGCGTGATCAAGAACTTCATGATCCAGGGCGGCGGTTTTGCTGTCGGCATGGAGCAGAAGCCGACCCAGGCCCCGATCGAGAACGAAGCCGCCAACGGCCTCAAGAACAAGCGCGGCAGCATCGCCATGGCCCGCACCAACGACCCGCACTCGGCCACCGCCCAGTTCTTCATCAACACCGTCGACAACGACTTCCTCGACTTCAAGGCACCGATGGGCCAGGGCTGGGGCTACTGCGTGTTCGGCGAAGTGGTCGAAGGCCTGGAAGTGGTCGATGCCATCCGTGCCGTGCGTACCGGCAACAAGGGCTTCCATCAGGACGTTCCGGTCGAAGACGTGATCATCGAAAAAGCAGAAATCGTTTGA
- a CDS encoding peptidylprolyl isomerase, protein MENHLRRERLMRHTSFIARSGSLLAGLLCSALALAVPTVEMTTSQGKVTLELYPEKAPRTVEMFLYNAKHGFYEGTIFHRVIDGFMIQGGGFNQSMEEKKARTPALQNEAGNGLGNERGTIAMARTADPHSARVQFFINLKNNEFLNHRAPTDGRAWGYAVFGKVTQGMDIVDKIAKVPTGNQGYYENVPVTPIIIQNVKIISEK, encoded by the coding sequence ATGGAAAATCATCTACGAAGGGAGCGCCTGATGCGCCACACATCGTTTATTGCCCGCAGCGGCAGTCTGCTCGCCGGTCTGCTGTGTTCCGCACTGGCCCTGGCCGTGCCGACTGTCGAAATGACCACCTCACAGGGCAAGGTCACGCTTGAGTTGTACCCCGAGAAGGCCCCGCGCACGGTCGAAATGTTTCTTTACAACGCCAAGCATGGCTTTTACGAAGGCACGATCTTTCACCGCGTGATCGACGGCTTCATGATTCAAGGTGGCGGTTTCAACCAGTCGATGGAAGAAAAGAAGGCCCGCACCCCGGCATTGCAGAACGAAGCCGGCAACGGCCTCGGCAACGAGCGCGGCACGATTGCCATGGCCCGTACTGCCGACCCCCACTCGGCGCGGGTGCAATTCTTCATCAACCTGAAAAACAACGAATTCCTCAACCACCGCGCTCCGACCGATGGGCGCGCCTGGGGCTATGCCGTTTTCGGCAAGGTCACGCAGGGGATGGACATCGTTGACAAGATTGCCAAGGTGCCGACCGGCAACCAGGGCTATTACGAAAACGTTCCGGTGACTCCGATCATTATCCAGAACGTCAAAATCATTTCCGAAAAATAA
- a CDS encoding L,D-transpeptidase family protein — protein MADQGRKIPLMQGKLTMLALCVSLPLAAQAKVQEHKEKDKGPTTRVVASKKGAAANTPSTSRPLPKAAAATASVTALAATTSVAGRGLPATVSDSAPEARLTRIFREIEANRLNEALALTENLLKQYPNYRLAHLIRGDLLLARSRPIQSFGALNNAPADKVADLRAEALARLNAYREKPPGDAVPRYLLQMQPDQKHAIVVDTKRSRLYLYENDTQNGGRPRFVADYYVTHGKLGTDKLIEGDKKTPIGVYHITANLPRQKLADLYGSGAFPLNYPNELDKRQGRGGSGIWLHGTPSDTYARPPRASDGCVVLANQDLDAVAKNLQVGVTPVIISNSIEWLSLDDWNKERGELNRSIEAWRSDWESRDVERYLKHYSKRFRSGDKQDFDQFATQKRQVGAGKEWIKVKLDNLSVFRNPGKEEVVVVTFEQDYRSNNLDNRMKKRQYWQKEDGKWKIIYEGSA, from the coding sequence ATGGCTGATCAAGGAAGAAAAATCCCGTTGATGCAAGGCAAGCTGACGATGCTGGCGCTCTGCGTCAGCCTGCCGCTCGCGGCACAAGCCAAGGTCCAGGAACACAAGGAGAAGGACAAGGGGCCGACCACCCGAGTGGTCGCCAGCAAGAAGGGCGCTGCGGCGAATACGCCCAGCACCTCCCGCCCGCTGCCCAAAGCAGCTGCTGCAACTGCCTCTGTCACCGCCCTTGCTGCCACCACAAGCGTGGCTGGGCGCGGATTGCCAGCGACCGTTTCAGACTCGGCACCGGAAGCCCGCCTGACCCGGATTTTTCGTGAGATTGAGGCCAACCGGCTGAACGAAGCCTTGGCTTTGACCGAAAATTTGCTCAAGCAGTATCCGAACTACCGCCTAGCACACCTGATCCGTGGCGATTTGCTGCTGGCCCGCAGCCGCCCGATCCAAAGCTTTGGCGCGCTGAACAATGCCCCGGCGGACAAGGTTGCCGACCTCCGCGCGGAAGCCTTGGCGCGCCTCAACGCCTACCGTGAAAAACCCCCGGGTGATGCCGTTCCGCGTTATCTGCTGCAGATGCAACCGGACCAGAAGCACGCCATCGTGGTGGACACCAAGCGTTCGCGACTGTACCTCTACGAGAACGATACCCAGAACGGCGGTCGTCCACGCTTTGTCGCCGACTACTATGTCACCCATGGCAAGCTGGGCACCGACAAGCTGATCGAGGGTGACAAAAAGACCCCGATCGGCGTTTATCACATCACCGCCAACCTGCCGCGCCAGAAGCTTGCTGACCTCTACGGTAGCGGTGCCTTTCCGCTCAATTACCCGAACGAACTGGACAAGCGCCAGGGCCGGGGCGGCAGCGGCATCTGGCTACACGGCACCCCCTCCGACACCTATGCCCGGCCACCGCGTGCCTCCGATGGCTGTGTGGTACTCGCCAATCAGGACCTGGATGCCGTAGCCAAAAACCTGCAGGTCGGCGTCACCCCGGTGATCATCAGCAATTCGATTGAATGGCTGTCGCTCGACGACTGGAACAAGGAACGCGGCGAACTCAACCGCAGCATCGAAGCCTGGCGCAGCGACTGGGAAAGTCGCGATGTCGAACGCTACCTCAAGCATTACTCGAAGCGCTTCCGTTCAGGAGACAAGCAGGATTTCGACCAGTTTGCCACCCAGAAGCGACAGGTCGGCGCCGGCAAGGAATGGATCAAGGTCAAGCTCGACAACCTCTCCGTTTTCCGCAACCCGGGCAAGGAAGAAGTGGTTGTCGTCACCTTTGAGCAGGACTACCGCAGCAACAATCTGGACAACCGGATGAAGAAGCGGCAGTACTGGCAGAAGGAAGATGGCAAATGGAAAATCATCTACGAAGGGAGCGCCTGA